A genomic region of Bosea sp. 124 contains the following coding sequences:
- a CDS encoding Flp family type IVb pilin, whose translation MTNVFARFVKDESGATAIEYGLIAALVAVACIVAWTNLGSSLSAKFEFINTKLQ comes from the coding sequence ATGACCAACGTTTTCGCTCGCTTCGTCAAGGATGAGTCTGGCGCGACCGCCATCGAATACGGCCTGATCGCCGCCCTGGTCGCCGTCGCTTGTATCGTGGCGTGGACGAACCTCGGCTCGAGCCTCTCCGCCAAGTTCGAATTCATCAACACCAAGCTCCAGTAA
- a CDS encoding TadE/TadG family type IV pilus assembly protein: MTPSPIETEARTATDATPLRHKRSRLLTRFRRSQDGATAVEFAFIAFPFLILLAAIIETALMFWTSQVLEEAVSQASRRLLTGEAATRYTGNAAANTIAFRNDVCAAAPGLVDCSKLVVDVRTYSSFANAKTGVDGSNPISAGGLNTTGFGYNQQPQPQQIVVVRAVLEYSLYFTQWSASLANIGSGRRGIVASTTFRSEPFNAPAT; encoded by the coding sequence ATGACACCTTCTCCGATCGAGACCGAAGCCAGGACGGCCACGGACGCGACGCCTCTGCGTCACAAGCGGTCGCGGCTGCTCACCCGTTTTCGGCGCTCGCAGGACGGTGCCACGGCGGTCGAGTTCGCCTTCATCGCATTTCCGTTTCTCATCCTGCTGGCCGCCATCATCGAGACGGCCCTGATGTTCTGGACGAGCCAGGTTCTCGAAGAGGCCGTTTCACAGGCCTCGCGCCGGCTGCTCACCGGCGAAGCGGCGACCCGCTATACGGGCAATGCCGCCGCCAACACCATCGCCTTCCGCAACGACGTCTGCGCCGCGGCACCCGGGCTGGTCGACTGCTCCAAACTGGTCGTCGACGTCCGGACCTATTCCTCTTTTGCCAACGCCAAGACCGGCGTCGACGGCAGCAACCCGATCAGCGCCGGCGGGCTGAACACGACGGGCTTCGGGTACAACCAGCAGCCCCAGCCCCAGCAGATCGTCGTGGTGCGCGCCGTGCTCGAGTATTCGCTCTACTTCACGCAGTGGAGCGCGAGCCTCGCGAATATCGGCTCCGGCCGGCGCGGTATCGTCGCCTCGACGACCTTCCGGTCCGAGCCTTTCAACGCGCCTGCGACATGA
- a CDS encoding P-loop NTPase, whose translation MSAGQDFETRSGDAAAEDVVAPLPRITLQAFCETPAVAATMQAAIADRRMDKAHARIQMGGPAAAVEAFRAAPTPNIIVLETVSDPAALIGYLDQLSESCDAGTKVVVIGHVNDVQLYRDLIRRGVSEYLIAPLGTLDVLRTLSELYVSPGARNLGRIIAVMGAKGGVGSSTVAHNVAWSIARNLDASTVIVDLDIAYGTAGLDFNQDPPQGIAEAVFAPERLDANMLDRLLSRCSDNLALLAAPAMLDRTLDLPEDAFEQLFDLLRATVPCVVLDVPHVWSGWVRRALISADEIIVVAGPELASLRNAKNLVDLARANRPNDSGARLVLNQVGMPKRPEIDAAEFAKALGVEVLTSIPFDAQLFGTAANNGQMIAEVQPGGKIAEAFVQIASALTGRGEAKRSKRSLFEPLVAKLRRKA comes from the coding sequence ATGAGCGCCGGGCAGGACTTCGAGACGCGGTCCGGCGACGCGGCGGCCGAGGATGTCGTCGCGCCGCTTCCGCGCATCACCTTGCAGGCCTTCTGCGAGACGCCGGCCGTCGCCGCGACCATGCAGGCCGCCATTGCCGACCGGCGCATGGACAAGGCGCATGCGCGCATCCAGATGGGTGGCCCCGCCGCCGCGGTCGAGGCTTTCCGCGCCGCGCCGACGCCCAACATCATCGTGCTGGAGACCGTTTCCGATCCGGCAGCGCTGATCGGATATCTCGACCAGCTCTCGGAGAGCTGCGACGCCGGCACCAAGGTCGTGGTCATCGGCCATGTCAACGACGTCCAGCTCTATCGCGACCTGATCCGTCGCGGCGTCAGCGAATATCTGATCGCGCCGCTCGGCACGCTCGACGTGCTGCGCACGCTCTCGGAGCTCTATGTCTCGCCCGGTGCCCGCAATCTCGGCCGCATCATTGCGGTGATGGGTGCCAAGGGCGGCGTCGGTTCCTCGACCGTGGCGCACAATGTTGCCTGGTCGATCGCCCGCAATCTCGACGCCTCCACTGTGATCGTCGATCTCGACATCGCCTATGGCACGGCCGGCCTCGATTTCAACCAGGACCCGCCGCAGGGCATCGCCGAGGCTGTCTTCGCGCCGGAGCGCCTCGACGCCAACATGCTGGACCGGCTGCTCTCGCGCTGCAGCGACAACCTGGCCCTGCTGGCCGCCCCGGCCATGCTCGATCGCACCCTCGACCTGCCGGAGGATGCCTTCGAGCAGCTCTTCGATCTCCTGCGCGCGACGGTGCCTTGCGTCGTCCTCGACGTTCCGCATGTCTGGAGCGGCTGGGTCCGGCGCGCCCTGATCAGCGCCGACGAGATCATCGTCGTCGCAGGCCCGGAACTCGCCTCGCTCAGGAACGCCAAGAACCTGGTCGACCTCGCCCGTGCGAACCGGCCCAATGATTCCGGCGCGAGGCTGGTGCTGAACCAGGTCGGCATGCCCAAGCGTCCCGAGATCGACGCGGCCGAATTCGCCAAGGCGCTCGGCGTCGAGGTTCTGACCTCGATCCCTTTCGACGCGCAGCTCTTCGGAACGGCGGCGAACAACGGCCAGATGATCGCGGAGGTCCAGCCCGGCGGCAAGATCGCCGAGGCCTTCGTCCAGATCGCCAGCGCGTTGACCGGCCGTGGCGAAGCCAAGCGCAGCAAGCGCAGCCTGTTCGAGCCGCTCGTCGCCAAGCTGCGGCGAAAGGCCTGA
- a CDS encoding TadE/TadG family type IV pilus assembly protein, with protein MTRAFSPRRNRAALRALIRRLGRNRRGVAAVEFAMILPAMLAIYFGIVETGQAIMIDRKVTQLTRSLVDLSSQVSTIPTTEVGNIFDAAQTVMMPYTSVAPKMSIHHIVIDSAGVAKVCWSEQRNSTKLARGTTVALPADLRMPNTSIMMAQASYDFTPVVGWIIKGGAITIGGSPIYMRPRLGKAGGSASIEQVERSGVAMCPGFG; from the coding sequence ATGACGCGCGCATTCTCGCCAAGGCGCAACCGAGCCGCGTTGCGAGCCCTGATCCGGCGGCTGGGCCGCAACCGTCGCGGCGTTGCGGCCGTCGAATTCGCCATGATCCTGCCAGCGATGCTGGCGATCTATTTCGGGATCGTCGAAACCGGCCAAGCGATCATGATCGACCGCAAGGTCACGCAGCTGACACGCTCGCTGGTCGACCTGTCGTCGCAGGTCAGCACGATCCCGACCACCGAGGTGGGCAACATCTTCGATGCCGCCCAGACGGTGATGATGCCCTACACAAGCGTCGCGCCGAAGATGTCGATCCACCACATCGTGATCGACAGCGCCGGCGTCGCCAAGGTCTGCTGGAGCGAGCAGCGCAATTCGACCAAGCTCGCCCGTGGCACGACCGTCGCCCTGCCGGCGGATCTGCGCATGCCCAACACCTCGATCATGATGGCGCAGGCGAGCTACGACTTCACGCCGGTCGTCGGCTGGATCATCAAGGGCGGGGCGATCACGATCGGCGGCTCGCCGATCTACATGCGCCCGCGCCTGGGCAAGGCCGGAGGCTCGGCCAGCATCGAGCAGGTCGAACGCTCCGGCGTGGCGATGTGCCCGGGCTTCGGCTGA
- the cpaB gene encoding Flp pilus assembly protein CpaB, producing MSPARIIILLVALVAGIGAAMLIRKPSQAPAPAARIEAAPTVPVLVAAADIPVGNVVSANDLRWLDWPLASVPSGVVRKDEAPQAEQELAGQVARYGILASEPVRREKLIKTDGTGFLSAVLPSGMRAVAISTDSRGANTAGGFILPNDRVDVIVTMKGPSVEGEGEAFLSETILRNLRVLAIGQNVQERNGEKVVVGETATLEVEPGQAETLFRGQKMGTLSLALRSLKDAGQIASGPTAEGAMTIVKYGVTMRSANQ from the coding sequence ATGAGTCCCGCCCGCATCATCATCCTACTGGTCGCGCTGGTTGCCGGCATCGGCGCCGCCATGCTGATCAGGAAGCCGTCGCAGGCCCCGGCGCCGGCTGCCCGGATCGAGGCGGCACCGACGGTGCCGGTGCTCGTCGCTGCCGCCGACATCCCGGTCGGCAACGTCGTCTCGGCCAATGACCTGCGCTGGCTCGACTGGCCGCTCGCGAGCGTTCCCTCCGGCGTGGTGCGCAAGGACGAGGCGCCGCAGGCCGAGCAGGAGCTCGCGGGCCAGGTCGCCCGTTACGGCATCCTCGCCTCCGAGCCCGTCCGGCGCGAAAAGCTGATCAAGACCGATGGCACGGGCTTCCTATCGGCAGTGCTGCCATCGGGCATGCGCGCCGTCGCGATCTCGACCGACAGCCGCGGCGCCAACACGGCCGGCGGCTTCATCCTGCCCAATGACCGCGTCGACGTGATCGTGACTATGAAGGGCCCTTCGGTCGAAGGGGAGGGCGAAGCCTTCCTCAGCGAGACGATCCTGCGCAATCTGCGGGTCCTCGCCATCGGTCAGAATGTTCAGGAGCGCAACGGCGAGAAGGTCGTGGTCGGCGAGACGGCGACCCTAGAGGTCGAGCCCGGCCAGGCCGAGACGCTGTTCCGCGGCCAGAAGATGGGAACCCTGTCGCTGGCCCTGCGCAGTCTCAAGGACGCAGGCCAGATCGCCTCGGGCCCCACGGCCGAAGGCGCCATGACGATCGTCAAATACGGCGTCACCATGCGGAGTGCGAACCAGTGA
- a CDS encoding 2-dehydro-3-deoxygalactonokinase, whose translation MPRPLIALDWGTTRARAFLISATGEVLQRRSADQGIQSVPAGGFPAAFEAIAGDLRKAAPDAGIVLAGMVGSRNGWIEAHYVRCPASPDEIAAAGMKVTLADGSPATILPGLSCDEGAFDVMRGEETLIVGLGLSDGIACLPGTHSKWALVEGGRITRFASFMTGEIYGLLRQHSILSRLAEEPAGDDAARGAADGLAAAARPGGLLNTAFASRSEVLAGRMPGGAVGPYLSALLVGHEIAGAQALLGRSDTVHLVADGVLAQSYGAALASAGIDAKPTTPEAAFVAGVRRLAERVPE comes from the coding sequence ATGCCCAGACCCCTGATCGCGCTTGACTGGGGCACGACGCGCGCCCGCGCTTTCCTGATCTCCGCAACGGGCGAGGTTCTGCAGCGCCGGAGCGCCGATCAGGGCATCCAGTCCGTCCCCGCCGGTGGTTTTCCGGCGGCCTTCGAGGCGATCGCCGGCGATCTGCGCAAGGCCGCCCCGGATGCGGGCATCGTGCTCGCCGGCATGGTCGGCAGCCGCAATGGCTGGATCGAGGCCCATTACGTCCGCTGCCCGGCGTCTCCCGACGAGATCGCCGCGGCTGGCATGAAGGTGACGCTCGCCGACGGTTCGCCGGCGACCATCCTGCCTGGCCTTTCCTGCGACGAAGGCGCCTTCGACGTCATGCGCGGCGAGGAGACGCTGATCGTCGGCCTTGGTCTTTCGGACGGCATCGCCTGCCTGCCCGGAACCCATTCGAAATGGGCGCTGGTCGAGGGTGGCCGGATCACCCGCTTCGCCAGTTTCATGACAGGCGAGATCTATGGCCTGCTGCGGCAGCATTCCATTCTGTCGCGTCTCGCCGAGGAGCCTGCGGGCGACGACGCTGCTCGCGGTGCGGCTGACGGCCTCGCCGCCGCCGCCCGCCCGGGCGGATTGCTCAACACCGCCTTCGCATCCCGCTCGGAGGTTCTCGCCGGGCGCATGCCGGGCGGGGCTGTCGGCCCCTATCTCTCGGCGCTGCTGGTCGGCCATGAGATCGCAGGCGCACAGGCGCTTCTCGGCCGGAGCGACACGGTGCATCTCGTCGCCGACGGTGTCCTCGCACAAAGCTACGGTGCCGCGCTGGCCTCCGCCGGGATCGATGCGAAGCCGACGACGCCCGAGGCGGCCTTCGTCGCCGGCGTCCGCCGTCTCGCGGAGCGGGTTCCGGAGTGA
- a CDS encoding CpaD family pilus assembly protein produces MMARSQQKIRFRPAGLGIVLAAATTLGACTHRADLASSLAPVDVRERHPIVLRDAPRSLDVFVGRSGGGLDPRQAEDVADFAREYSRSGKGGLVAQVPTGSRREMAAHDTLNGIRSALARGGVSGQALSVRTYPVVDANLASPIRLTFASLQAGLPHDCGQWPSDTGVSSMKEDMTNEPYWNFGCSSQATLAAQVADPIDLVRSRSEGRPDIAKRMGAIAKIRDGKDPSTQYRQETPQINSTVGGR; encoded by the coding sequence ATGATGGCTCGATCACAGCAGAAGATCAGGTTCCGGCCCGCCGGTCTCGGCATCGTCCTCGCCGCGGCGACGACGCTCGGCGCCTGTACGCACAGGGCCGATCTCGCCAGCTCGCTGGCGCCCGTCGACGTCCGCGAACGCCACCCCATCGTGCTGCGCGACGCGCCGCGCTCGCTCGATGTCTTCGTCGGGCGGTCGGGCGGCGGGCTCGATCCCCGCCAGGCCGAGGATGTCGCGGATTTCGCCAGGGAATACAGCCGCTCGGGCAAGGGCGGCCTTGTCGCCCAGGTGCCGACCGGGTCGAGGCGCGAGATGGCGGCGCACGACACGCTCAACGGCATCCGCTCGGCGCTGGCCCGCGGCGGCGTCTCCGGTCAGGCGCTGTCGGTCCGGACATACCCGGTCGTCGATGCGAATCTGGCCTCGCCGATCCGCCTGACCTTCGCCTCGCTGCAGGCCGGCCTGCCGCATGATTGCGGGCAGTGGCCGTCGGACACCGGCGTCTCCAGCATGAAGGAAGACATGACGAACGAGCCCTACTGGAACTTCGGCTGTTCCAGCCAGGCGACGCTCGCCGCCCAGGTGGCCGATCCGATCGATCTCGTCCGCTCCCGCAGCGAAGGCCGTCCGGACATCGCCAAGCGGATGGGCGCCATCGCCAAGATCCGCGACGGCAAGGATCCTTCGACCCAGTACCGGCAGGAAACGCCGCAGATCAATTCGACGGTCGGAGGCCGCTGA
- a CDS encoding prepilin peptidase, whose protein sequence is MSLPLIALLFVFPAAMAYAAASDLVSMTISNRLCLVLMATFAICAATLGLGWVQLGWHLVAGGVVLAVCFGMFAAGWIGGGDAKLAAVTALWFGFDQLMPYLIWAALGGGVLTLVLLKLRSGPLPGVASGWSWARRLHSPKEGVPYGIALAFAALLVLPDTALWRAAMGL, encoded by the coding sequence ATGTCGCTCCCGCTCATCGCCCTGCTTTTCGTCTTCCCGGCCGCCATGGCTTATGCCGCGGCCAGCGACCTCGTCTCGATGACGATCTCGAACCGGCTCTGCCTCGTCTTGATGGCGACCTTCGCCATCTGCGCCGCCACGCTCGGGCTCGGTTGGGTGCAGCTCGGCTGGCATCTCGTTGCAGGCGGGGTCGTGCTCGCCGTCTGCTTCGGCATGTTCGCGGCCGGCTGGATCGGTGGCGGCGATGCCAAGCTCGCCGCCGTCACGGCGCTCTGGTTCGGCTTCGACCAGTTGATGCCCTATCTCATCTGGGCTGCCCTGGGCGGTGGCGTGCTGACCCTCGTTCTGCTCAAGCTCCGCTCGGGCCCGCTGCCAGGCGTCGCGAGCGGCTGGTCCTGGGCGCGCCGGCTGCATTCGCCGAAGGAAGGCGTGCCTTATGGCATCGCGCTCGCCTTCGCCGCGCTTCTCGTGCTGCCCGATACCGCCCTCTGGCGCGCCGCCATGGGGCTGTGA
- a CDS encoding TIGR02281 family clan AA aspartic protease, translating to MAQRPIIWALGVAAIASVSALGYGSKLAGWAGMDEAPSVASVTVGNPSPGARPADGKAVPFKPAEPPILTVAADYRGHYVVHPSIDNFRIKMLVDTGASLVALTASDARALGIQLSSADYKMSLSTANGTVRGARVNLREVRLGSILVRNVEAVVLPEGALSMSLLGTSFLGKLRGYEVQTGRMVLRG from the coding sequence ATGGCTCAAAGGCCGATCATCTGGGCGCTCGGTGTCGCGGCGATCGCGTCAGTGAGCGCGCTCGGCTACGGCTCGAAGCTCGCCGGCTGGGCCGGCATGGACGAGGCGCCGAGCGTCGCCTCCGTCACGGTCGGCAACCCGTCCCCCGGCGCTCGCCCCGCCGACGGCAAGGCGGTGCCCTTCAAGCCGGCCGAGCCCCCGATACTGACCGTCGCCGCCGATTACCGCGGCCACTATGTCGTGCACCCCTCCATCGACAATTTCCGCATCAAAATGCTCGTCGACACCGGCGCGAGCCTGGTTGCGTTGACGGCCAGCGATGCCCGCGCGCTCGGTATCCAGCTCTCCTCGGCCGACTACAAGATGTCGCTGAGCACGGCGAACGGCACCGTCAGGGGCGCCCGCGTCAATCTGCGCGAGGTCAGGCTCGGCTCCATCCTCGTCCGCAATGTCGAGGCGGTCGTCCTGCCCGAGGGCGCGCTGTCGATGAGTCTGCTCGGCACGTCCTTCCTCGGGAAGCTCAGGGGCTACGAGGTGCAGACCGGACGCATGGTCCTGCGTGGCTGA
- a CDS encoding phosphomannomutase/phosphoglucomutase, which translates to MFPKPLPELFPNTFAYESLPMVKPTGFREYDARWFFGQELNLMGVQAVGMGLGTLIRRMGIKPEIVTGHDFRGYSSSIKMALVTGLMAAGCKVHDIGLAMSPMAYFAQFALDVPCVAMVTASHNDNGWTGVKMGAQRPVTFGPDEMSALKDIVLAADFDLVGGGSYVFVPDFPALYFKDLTSRPKIRRKLKVIAACGNGTAGAFAPKILEALGCEVVPMDAELDHTFPRYNPNPEDMKMLHAMADAVKQHGADIALGFDGDGDRCGVVDNHGEEIFADKIGVMLARDLGALHPGAQFVVDVKSTGLFHTDPELQRLGIKTDYWKTGHSHIKRRVQELNALAGFEKSGHFFFNAPIGRGYDDGLVTAIAVIDMLDRNPAKSMAELYAAVPKTWGTPTMSAKCADEIKYDVADRVTKAVQAMQAKGESFAGQPIRDVVTVNGVRVTTQDGSWALVRASSNKPELVVVCESPIAEARMREMFAAIDGLLRTNPEVGAYNQTI; encoded by the coding sequence ATGTTTCCAAAGCCTCTGCCCGAGCTGTTCCCCAATACCTTCGCCTATGAATCGTTGCCGATGGTGAAGCCGACCGGCTTCCGCGAATACGATGCGCGCTGGTTCTTCGGCCAGGAGCTCAACCTGATGGGCGTCCAGGCCGTCGGCATGGGGCTGGGCACGCTGATCCGGCGCATGGGCATCAAGCCCGAGATCGTCACCGGCCATGATTTCCGTGGCTATTCCTCCTCGATCAAGATGGCGCTTGTCACCGGGCTGATGGCGGCGGGCTGCAAGGTCCATGACATCGGGCTGGCCATGTCGCCGATGGCCTATTTCGCCCAGTTCGCGCTCGACGTGCCCTGCGTCGCCATGGTCACCGCCTCGCATAACGATAATGGCTGGACCGGCGTGAAGATGGGTGCGCAACGCCCCGTCACCTTCGGCCCCGACGAGATGAGCGCGCTCAAGGACATCGTCCTGGCGGCTGATTTCGACCTCGTCGGCGGTGGCTCCTATGTCTTCGTCCCGGATTTCCCGGCGCTCTATTTCAAGGACCTGACCAGCCGCCCGAAGATCAGGCGCAAGCTCAAGGTCATCGCCGCCTGCGGCAACGGCACGGCCGGCGCTTTCGCGCCGAAGATTCTCGAGGCGCTGGGCTGCGAGGTCGTCCCGATGGATGCCGAGCTGGACCACACCTTCCCGCGCTACAATCCCAATCCCGAAGACATGAAGATGCTGCATGCCATGGCCGACGCCGTGAAGCAGCATGGCGCCGATATCGCGCTTGGCTTCGATGGCGACGGCGACCGCTGCGGTGTCGTCGACAACCATGGCGAGGAGATCTTCGCCGACAAGATCGGTGTCATGCTGGCGCGCGATCTCGGCGCGCTCCATCCGGGCGCCCAGTTCGTCGTCGACGTGAAGTCGACCGGCCTGTTCCATACCGATCCGGAACTGCAGCGCCTCGGCATCAAGACCGACTACTGGAAGACCGGCCATTCCCACATCAAGCGCCGCGTCCAGGAGCTGAACGCGCTCGCCGGCTTCGAGAAATCGGGCCATTTCTTCTTCAACGCGCCGATCGGGCGCGGCTATGACGACGGCCTCGTCACTGCCATTGCGGTCATCGACATGCTCGACCGCAATCCGGCGAAGTCGATGGCCGAGCTCTACGCTGCCGTGCCGAAGACTTGGGGCACGCCGACCATGTCGGCCAAATGCGCCGACGAGATCAAATACGACGTCGCTGACCGGGTGACGAAGGCCGTGCAGGCGATGCAGGCAAAGGGCGAAAGCTTCGCCGGCCAGCCGATCCGCGACGTGGTGACGGTCAATGGCGTGCGCGTCACGACGCAGGACGGGAGCTGGGCGCTGGTCAGGGCCTCGTCGAACAAGCCGGAGCTCGTCGTCGTCTGCGAGAGTCCGATTGCGGAGGCACGCATGCGCGAGATGTTCGCCGCGATCGACGGCCTGCTGCGCACCAACCCGGAAGTCGGCGCCTACAACCAGACGATCTGA
- a CDS encoding ribokinase has protein sequence MIVVFGSLNVDLVTQVERLPGAGETVMGPGYVLHPGGKGANQALAARRAGAEVVLLGAVGLDAFAGIALSLLEADGVDLSHVAQAEAPTGAAFIAVDAAGSNQIVVAAGANALARAEALAGLPLGEGDVLLLQREVPEAECLAGARRMKRAGGRVILNLAPAGPPDEDLLACLDVLVVNEHEALVLAQSLGWPEREPDEIARRCDAGRGIACIVTLGAEGAVGWHGGIRRRLAAPVVAVVDTVAAGDSFTGAFAAALSAGYGFSGALQRGLAAGSLACTVAGAQPSVPRREAIEALVGQSFL, from the coding sequence GTGATCGTCGTCTTCGGCTCGCTCAATGTCGATCTGGTGACGCAGGTCGAGCGCCTGCCGGGAGCCGGCGAAACGGTGATGGGGCCGGGCTATGTCCTCCACCCCGGCGGCAAGGGCGCGAACCAGGCGCTCGCGGCCCGCCGGGCCGGGGCGGAGGTCGTGCTCCTCGGCGCGGTCGGCCTCGACGCCTTTGCGGGCATTGCCCTGTCGCTGCTCGAGGCAGACGGCGTCGACCTCTCCCATGTCGCGCAGGCCGAGGCGCCGACCGGAGCCGCCTTCATCGCCGTCGATGCGGCCGGATCGAACCAGATCGTCGTCGCGGCGGGTGCCAATGCCCTGGCCCGGGCCGAGGCGCTGGCTGGCCTGCCGCTCGGCGAAGGCGACGTTCTGCTGCTGCAGCGGGAGGTGCCGGAAGCGGAATGCCTCGCGGGGGCGCGGCGGATGAAGCGCGCCGGCGGCCGTGTCATCCTTAACCTGGCTCCCGCAGGGCCGCCGGACGAGGATTTGCTCGCCTGCCTCGACGTGCTCGTCGTCAACGAGCACGAGGCGCTGGTGCTGGCGCAGTCCCTCGGCTGGCCGGAGCGCGAGCCGGACGAGATCGCCCGGCGCTGCGATGCCGGGCGCGGCATCGCCTGCATCGTCACGCTCGGTGCCGAAGGCGCGGTCGGCTGGCATGGCGGAATCCGCCGCCGCCTCGCGGCGCCCGTCGTCGCGGTGGTGGACACGGTTGCGGCCGGGGACAGCTTCACCGGGGCCTTCGCGGCTGCGCTGTCGGCCGGCTACGGCTTCTCCGGAGCATTGCAGCGCGGTCTCGCGGCCGGCTCCCTCGCCTGCACGGTCGCCGGTGCGCAGCCGAGCGTGCCGCGTCGCGAGGCGATCGAGGCACTGGTCGGGCAGTCATTCCTCTAG
- a CDS encoding type II and III secretion system protein family protein, producing MSRERIVLSAILALFLTGQAVAQTSAPAPVLNVGTSEHAIARKLDLSIGRSLIIELPRDAKEVFVANPKVANAVVRSARKLFIIGIADGSTSMFVIDAEGRQITALEIEVGRDLNVLRQTLRTALPRAQIEIKPAGNSILLVGNVANASEATQAVDIANAFVGVSAGLFTSSKGAVINSLTIRGRDQVMVKVVVSEVSRKAIKQLGINSTGEWKLGNFSVLPTIDNPLPLQPQALAATAITAGIGNSTNFTLRALERAGLSRVLAEPTVTAISGESAKFTAGGEVPVPSGYSCDGTGLCTLGIQYRPIGVALNFTPIVLSDNKISMRIATEVTELDFENQLRLSDTRNSSQQVVNAPAFRVRKSDTTVELPSGGTLATAGLIQRVSKSSLNGFPGLMNLPIIGVLFRSRDYQREETELMITATPYIAKPMEPNQVQRPDDGFVDAHDAQAILLGRLNKIYGTSGGPLPQAYKGRVGFIAD from the coding sequence GTGAGCCGGGAACGTATCGTCCTCTCAGCCATCCTTGCCCTGTTCCTGACCGGGCAGGCCGTCGCGCAGACCAGCGCCCCGGCCCCGGTCCTGAACGTCGGCACGAGCGAGCATGCCATCGCCCGCAAGCTCGATCTGTCGATCGGCCGTTCGCTGATCATTGAGCTGCCGCGCGATGCGAAGGAAGTCTTCGTCGCCAATCCCAAGGTCGCCAACGCGGTCGTCCGCTCGGCGCGCAAGCTCTTCATCATCGGCATCGCCGACGGCTCGACCTCGATGTTCGTCATCGACGCCGAGGGTCGCCAGATCACGGCGCTGGAGATCGAGGTCGGACGGGATCTCAACGTCCTGCGCCAGACGCTGCGCACCGCCCTGCCCAGGGCGCAGATCGAGATCAAGCCGGCCGGCAATTCGATTCTTCTCGTCGGCAACGTCGCCAACGCCTCCGAGGCGACCCAGGCGGTGGACATCGCCAACGCCTTCGTCGGTGTCTCCGCCGGGCTGTTCACCTCCAGCAAGGGCGCCGTCATCAATTCGTTGACGATCCGCGGCCGCGACCAGGTCATGGTCAAGGTCGTGGTCTCGGAGGTCTCGCGCAAGGCGATCAAGCAGCTCGGCATCAACTCGACCGGCGAGTGGAAGCTCGGCAATTTCTCGGTCCTGCCGACGATCGACAACCCGCTGCCGCTGCAGCCGCAGGCGCTGGCCGCGACCGCGATCACGGCCGGCATCGGCAACTCGACCAACTTCACCCTGCGCGCCCTGGAGCGTGCCGGCCTCTCGCGCGTCCTCGCCGAACCGACGGTCACCGCGATCTCGGGCGAAAGCGCGAAATTCACGGCCGGCGGCGAAGTCCCGGTTCCGAGCGGCTATTCCTGCGATGGCACCGGCCTCTGCACGCTCGGCATCCAGTATCGTCCGATCGGCGTCGCGCTCAACTTCACGCCGATCGTGCTCTCCGACAACAAGATCAGCATGCGCATCGCCACCGAGGTGACGGAACTCGACTTCGAGAACCAGCTTCGCCTCAGCGATACGCGCAACAGCAGCCAGCAGGTCGTCAACGCGCCGGCCTTCCGCGTCCGCAAGTCGGACACCACGGTCGAGCTGCCGTCGGGCGGCACGCTGGCGACGGCGGGCCTGATCCAGCGCGTCTCCAAATCCTCGCTCAACGGCTTTCCCGGCCTGATGAACCTGCCGATCATCGGCGTGCTCTTCCGCTCGCGCGACTACCAGCGTGAGGAAACCGAGCTGATGATCACCGCGACCCCCTACATCGCCAAGCCGATGGAGCCCAACCAGGTCCAGCGGCCCGATGACGGCTTCGTCGATGCCCATGACGCGCAGGCTATCCTGCTCGGTCGCCTGAACAAGATCTACGGAACCAGCGGCGGACCGCTGCCGCAAGCCTACAAGGGCCGCGTCGGCTTCATCGCCGACTGA